In Aspergillus luchuensis IFO 4308 DNA, chromosome 1, nearly complete sequence, the following are encoded in one genomic region:
- the ATG8 gene encoding autophagy-related protein 8 (BUSCO:EOG09265BTA;~COG:U;~EggNog:ENOG410PNV6;~InterPro:IPR029071,IPR004241;~PFAM:PF04110,PF02991): MRSKFKDEHPFEKRKAEAERIRQKYADRIPVICEKVEKSDIATIDKKKYLVPADLTVGQFVYVIRKRIKLSPEKAIFIFVDEVLPPTAALMSSIYEEHKDEDGFLYITYSGENTFGDC; this comes from the exons ATGCGTTCCAAGTTTAAGGACGAGCACCCCTtcgagaagcgcaaggcagAGGCCGAGCGTATCCGCCAGAAATATGCCGATCGCATTCCA GTAATCTGCGAAAAGGTCGAAAAATCGGACATCGCCACCATCGACAAGAAGAAGTACCTTGTCCCTGCCGACCTTACAGTTGGACAGTTCGTCTACGTGATCCGTAAGCGGATCAAGCTGTCTCCTGAGAAAGCGATCTTTATCTTTGTCGATGAGGTTTTACCACCTACAGCTGCTCTGATGAGCAGTATCTATGAAGAGCacaaggatgaagatggcttcTTGTATATCAC GTACTCCGGCGAGAATACGTTCGGTGACTGCTAG